TTCTCTCTGGATCATGCTAGAGAACATGATCGTTGGGTTTTACACAAATCATGCAGCTTGTCATTTAAGCAAAAGGGGAAAAACAAATActaagacattttgaaatgcatgttaattcatcagttttaattttcagttttgactatcaaatgttatgttaatatataatacatttaatatgcaATGTAATTAgctatttaaatcattatattaagtttaaaaaatgtgaaatagttTTGTCCAATTTGAAAAAGACACTTTCACATACACAAAGACGCCTACACTTGTGGTCAGTGTAACTTATCAGTTATCAGTGTAAATTGAGGTGTTGTGTAAAAGTTGTCTGATGACCTTCTGACTCCTGCTCTCATTGGTCTCACTAATATGCACAGTTACACAATACCTACACCCTTGAGTTGTTTCCTCCTAACTGCATGATGTCACTCTGACTCACGCTGGGCACACTTTCCAGCTGGTGTTTATGTCTCAAAAAAACAGAAAAGCCAGAAAAGAATGTGTCTTTGGGTCTCCGTGCCCTTAGTGAGTCGGGCAGTCAAAAACATCTATATAATTAATGATAAAGGGCATGCATCTGACATAAATACGCTTCATCCGTCCTTTCTCCATGGACTTGGTCAGAGtcaccaaaacaaaaacatcacaaaatgAAGGAGGTCAGTATTTTGCAGAACTGCATCCTGTTGGGGGAAAAGAAACCTTGCTTGATTTAAAATGTAGCCTTGATATTTACTGGATCTATCCAGTCAGGCAAgatttgttggtgtttttcatgGGGTCCTCAGGAAATCACCTCTGCATGTCTACTAGAACTACGTACAAAGTATTATTGTAATACCATTATTTTTTCAGAAGAAGTTTGTTATGCTAGCcagggctgtatttatttgatgcgTACAGTATAAAACAGTCTAAACTAATATTTtgacatattattatgatttaaaatgttttatatttgaatatattttataatgtaatttatttctgtggtgtgaattttcagcagccattacttcagtcttctgtgtcacacgatcctgcagaaattattctaatatgctgatttagtgctcaagaaacataaagATTCTGTTTTGAGAATGTTGCAGAATTCAGACTCTGCTTCAAGGTTACATTTCCCCACAAGTATGTATGGTGATGATTGGTTTGAAGATTTTCTCTAGGCTGTTAACTGACAACAAACAGCATTAAGTATGGCAGCAGGAGCAGTACTGAGAAGAAACTGATATATACAATGTGATTGGACAAGCAATTCATCAGCCTGCAGTTACAACAATTAGGTTTCTATCATTTCGTTGAAATGTAAATGAGCTGGGGCAGAAAAATAATACAGAGAGCCATTTGTACACTTTGGTAAACACTTTGTGTTTAGCCACAGCAATGAAAGTTCAATGTAATTTATAACTttcaaacctgtgtgtgtgtgtgtgtgtgtgtgtgtgtgtgtgtgtgtgtgtgtgtgtgtgtgtgtgtgtgtgtgtgtttttgtgacatattaggacacaactctgtataatgacatgggtatgacacaggttttacaagaagagggtgacttatgaggacatatcccatgtccccatttttcaaaacgcttataaatcatacagaatgagtttttttgagaaagtaaaaatgcacaaagtttcctgtgagggttagggttaggtgtagggttggtgtagggccatagaatatacagtttgtacagtataaaaaccattacgcctatgggatgtccccacttttcacaaaagtgtgtgtgtgtgcgtgtgtaggtACTGGATAGCTGAATTCCCTGCAGAGTTTGATCTGGATCTGGGTTTGATCCGTCTTACAGAAGAATTTCGAGATGCAGCTGCTCAGCTGGGTGGTGACGAGCACATTAAACTACTTGACATTTCTACAATGTGAGTGTTGTTACAACACAAAAACACTCACACAGGTTCTGATGGTTGTGTATCTGCTCATAATGTGCCCATCATTGACCGCTTCAGTACTATTGACCTGTTTTACTTTAATCATGCACACCGGTTTAATCAAGATGAAAATACTTTGTTATAAATTCAAATGTTGCCCTTTTTTGGCATAACTTGACACTAATGAGCATGTGTTTTAACCACTGATTCAGATTATGTGGAAATGATTGCATAGAGCATTATCCACCTGTCGCTTAGACTTTGGCACTAATTAACACTGAATGGCATGTTTAATTTCACACATTAGAACTCATGAGATCATTTCATGATTATATTATGAGATTATGGCAGATGTCTTGTCATATTTGGTTAGTGAGGCTaaactaaattattgtttgtgCTGTGACATTACTGAGACAGTGTGACATAAATGAAGACccatttaaatattatgttaaatTAATAATGTTATATTGTCTGAGAATGTTActgaatatacagtatactgaaaggttggaaaaaaaaataaccatttttaatGTATTGTGTAGCAATAGACTATGAATGAACATAAAACAGTGAAAACGTGTTTTTTTCTTCAGCCCCTCATATGACTGGATGCGTAAACTGACTCAGCGAAAGAAACCGGTGAAGAAGGGTAAAGCGTCACTGCTGTTTGATCATCTGGAACCCATTGAGTTGGCTGAACACCTCACCTTCTTAGAGTACAAGTCCATCAGGAGGATTTCGGTTAGTTTACAcagcaaaaatggaaaaatagagTGTTTCCTTCACCTGGGAAGGCTGGCAGCTGTAGAGGACTTACGTCAGTGAAGATAATgcttctgtgtgtttgtttttgtgatattaaaagaaaaaagtccaTGCATATGAGAACACACTTTGGTTCACTTATCAGCTCTGCTGATTTTTTCCATCAGCTTACAATGTTATTCTTAGCAGCTAACACTCCACATCCTTCCTTTATCCATTCCTCCCTTCTAAATAAGTACTAAACTTTGTAAATATAAAGTGATAGAAGCTCTGGAAAACCATGACATTTAAACAAATGGTTCAGCCAAAACTTTTAATttcatgaaaatgtactcaccctcagtaGTAgtagtttggactctcattctaaaggatctattggtgagcaagtgaagtaATGCTTAATGCATAAGAGACAAAGAGGGGATTATTCAGGACTAATCGATACACTAAAATCCAACGACTATTTAAGATGAgccgattcactaaaatgaaaccGATTCACTTCCAACAATATATCAGAATGACCATTTCATTTAGCACATTTATTCACTGGTTGCAAAAAGAGGCTTGTTACTGGAAAAGTTGTGTTACTTTGAAAACAGCTGAACTACTGTCATATGACTTTGTTGATGGTAGCAGCGttgcttttaatatgtttctcttTAAAAACTAGTATGAACgtgtctttatttttatgttctcAGTTCACGGATTACCAGAGTTACGTAATCCATGGCTGTCTAGTGGATAACCCCACATTAGAGCGCTCTATCGCTCTGTTTAATGGGATCTCCCAGTGGGTTCAGCTGATGGTTCTTAGTAAACTCACCCCTCAGCACAGAGCAGAGGTCATCAACAAATACATCCATGTTGCACAGGTAAGAACATACATGTATCTTCAGCTTGCCTATAGAAATAGGAATATtcctaaataattaatataatatataataaaacaggGGTAAGAAAGAAAACGTAAAAGAAAAGCAAATGACAGGAAATGCAACTTCAAGGTGATGAAGCCCATAAAATGATTGCATTACTCATTATGAAAGGACTAAGTATGGAAAAAGGCCAGTAATCTTGAAAATAAACATGCATTCTGAGTAACCCATTAAAGTGACGCGCTGTCTGACTGTTTGGTTGATTACGCTAGTGCGAGACCCTTTACCCAGCAAACCAGTTTCTGTCAGTGCATTCTGAAAGCAGCTAGATGACATTTCCAGCCCCTTTGATATGTAAATGTCTGCCAGCAAAAGATTGAGAGGGAGAAGAGATTTTGTGAAGAGCACCCAGGCATCCATTCAGTACAAAGCCTGTGCTTTAGTCTCTGTTTTAAGGCCTGCTGGGCATGATCCTTGTCAGCTAATAGATGTTAAGTGTCGAGTTGCTGAAGCTCCAGTAATAAAGGAGAGCTGTGCTTTCATGAGATCAACCAGCACTTGTGCAATTATACGGCAAATGAAAAGCCCTAGATTATATGTGAACTAATGGATCAAATCTATATCTAtatgtctatctatatatatgtttatctatctatctatttatctatctatctatctatcgatctgacAGTCTATATCTCTCTTTCAGAAACTGCTCCACCTGCAGAACTTTAACACCCTGATGGCTGTGGTTGGGGGTCTGAGTCACAGCTCTATTTCCCGCTTGAAGGAAACTCATTCTCACCTCAGCCCAGAGGTCACCAAGGTGCAACAGTCATTGCAAAAACAGCTGTTTAGTTTTCTTTAAGAATGATTAGGAAACTATTCAATCCCTTTTCCGTAACGTCAAACTGTCATTGGAGGCCAGCTCCCAGTGCTGAAGGAGTTCATGTGATGTTGGAaacattttataagacataaTCTTACAGTGGCCCAAGagaagtatttaaaaaatggCTCAGAAAAGTATAGTTTGTTGTACAAAGGTTTTGCACAATGCAGAAGTCACTTGGTTTGATGTTTTGTCATATAATGCAAAggaatacattttagttttaatttaagtgtatatttaattgtatatgagaaatgcacacaaaaaaagcGAGTGGTCAGACGTGTGATATGTAAATGTGTGATCTAGAACATAAAACAGAAAGAGGTGATTAATTTCAGTAACTGTCATTTTCTATGCTATTGACAGATCTGGAATGAAATGACAGAGCTGGTTTCGTCAAAAGGCAATTACTGTGC
The sequence above is drawn from the Carassius carassius chromosome 31, fCarCar2.1, whole genome shotgun sequence genome and encodes:
- the LOC132111494 gene encoding ras guanyl-releasing protein 3-like, yielding MRYWIAEFPAEFDLDLGLIRLTEEFRDAAAQLGGDEHIKLLDISTIPSYDWMRKLTQRKKPVKKGKASLLFDHLEPIELAEHLTFLEYKSIRRISFTDYQSYVIHGCLVDNPTLERSIALFNGISQWVQLMVLSKLTPQHRAEVINKYIHVAQKLLHLQNFNTLMAVVGGLSHSSISRLKETHSHLSPEVTKIWNEMTELVSSKGNYCAYRKAFSESEGFKIPILGVHLKDLIAVHVVFPDWVGDGKVNIVKMQQLYLTFNELVSLQSAVAQVEPNMDLIYLLTLSLDLYYTEDEIYELSLLREPRNPKSQPTSPTTPNKPLAPLDWASGVTTKPDPSVVNKHIRKVVDSVFRNYDHDHDGYISQEDFESIAANFPFLDSFCVLDKDQ